One region of candidate division KSB1 bacterium genomic DNA includes:
- a CDS encoding addiction module protein — MKNSKAFYNFSLDAEVDVDVESKWDEEIRKRVADIKSGRAKGRAAEDILAEIRANFHEDSNCSSRR, encoded by the coding sequence GTGAAAAATTCGAAGGCTTTTTATAATTTTAGTTTAGATGCTGAAGTCGATGTTGATGTTGAAAGTAAATGGGATGAAGAGATTAGGAAACGAGTAGCAGATATCAAAAGTGGTAGAGCGAAAGGCAGGGCGGCTGAAGATATTCTTGCTGAAATTAGAGCCAATTTTCATGAAGACAGTAATTGTTCATCAAGGCGCTGA
- a CDS encoding type II toxin-antitoxin system VapB family antitoxin, which translates to MKRTNIILDEQLIQKGLKVTGIKTRRALVDHALRELLRRESQKKILKLKGKVHWEGDLEEMRQMRF; encoded by the coding sequence ATGAAAAGAACGAATATTATTCTGGATGAACAGTTGATTCAAAAAGGGTTAAAAGTAACAGGCATTAAGACTCGTCGTGCTCTAGTTGATCACGCTTTACGCGAATTACTACGTAGAGAATCCCAAAAGAAAATTCTGAAATTGAAAGGTAAAGTACATTGGGAAGGTGATTTGGAAGAAATGCGGCAAATGAGATTTTAG
- a CDS encoding 2,3,4,5-tetrahydropyridine-2,6-dicarboxylate N-succinyltransferase, with the protein MNTLKEEIEQIYSRKPEELGKTEFELFEQFKSLLNSGEIRSAEKIDGEWQVNRWVKKGILLGFRLGKLVDCSIDEQFRFFDKSTYPLKKIQIEDKIRQVPGGSSIRDGAYVAPGVVIMPPAYINVGAYVDEETMVDSHALVGSCAQIGKRVHLSASAQIGGVLEPIGSMPVIIEDNVLVGGNCGIYEGTLVCENAVIGAGTILTGSMPVYDLVNETVIRKSENKPLTIPAGAVVVPGSRPVKGDFAKEHGLSIYSPVIVKYRDKKTSATTALEESLR; encoded by the coding sequence ATGAATACTTTAAAAGAAGAAATAGAACAAATTTATTCTCGGAAACCTGAAGAGCTTGGCAAAACCGAATTTGAACTATTCGAACAATTCAAAAGCCTGCTCAATTCCGGTGAAATCAGATCAGCGGAAAAAATTGACGGCGAGTGGCAGGTGAACCGGTGGGTTAAAAAAGGTATTTTGCTGGGTTTCCGGCTTGGTAAATTGGTAGATTGCTCAATTGACGAACAGTTTCGGTTTTTTGATAAAAGCACTTACCCGCTCAAGAAAATACAGATCGAGGACAAAATCAGGCAAGTCCCCGGCGGTTCCTCAATTCGAGACGGCGCTTACGTTGCGCCGGGTGTGGTTATTATGCCGCCGGCATATATCAATGTCGGCGCTTACGTGGATGAGGAAACAATGGTCGACTCACACGCGTTGGTAGGCTCATGCGCACAGATTGGCAAACGGGTTCATCTGAGTGCCAGTGCCCAAATTGGCGGTGTTTTGGAGCCCATCGGCAGCATGCCGGTCATTATCGAAGATAATGTACTGGTCGGCGGGAATTGCGGCATTTATGAAGGCACTTTGGTTTGCGAAAATGCTGTCATCGGCGCCGGTACGATTTTGACGGGGTCAATGCCGGTTTACGATTTAGTAAACGAGACCGTCATTCGCAAATCTGAAAATAAACCGTTGACAATTCCTGCAGGAGCAGTTGTGGTGCCGGGCTCGCGGCCTGTAAAAGGCGATTTTGCGAAAGAGCACGGTCTTTCTATCTATTCGCCGGTGATTGTGAAATATCGGGATAAAAAAACCTCTGCGACTACGGCTTTGGAGGAGAGTTTGCGGTGA